From Daucus carota subsp. sativus chromosome 6, DH1 v3.0, whole genome shotgun sequence, the proteins below share one genomic window:
- the LOC135147245 gene encoding uncharacterized protein LOC135147245, producing the protein MAAISHSPNTEFFKNVYIKGLEVLSLQVKLYMNALVPKCQNPSSMLDFRPISCCNTLYKCISKILARRLRATLPGLIDNAQAAFVKGRNISDNILLAQEVFKGYNVRNSSPRVAFKLDISKAFDCCNWQFIIDVLILRGYPYPFIKWIYACISSARFSVKVNGEANGYFSASRGIRQGDPISPFIFVILMDVLSELLNSAGANMNFKFQNNMKASKLNHLCFADDLLLFCKGDKDSIMLLMQSVDTFETFSGLKINACKSTFFASNTSPELKAWITQEYGIQLGNLPTKFLGVPLLATGLHASHCQPLISKITARIESWVMKFLSFAGRLQLITSVLFSIQNYWSAHFLLPVAVLKLLQRKIAHFLWNGHDSRRTKAKVSWKSVTLPKSEGGLGIKDLRDWNKAFILKHLIAVVNPCSTSLWASWVKKTIIKGSLWSMQCPYNASWIIKQIFLLRDIALQHISYSIGNGRDVSLWFAPWFNRQPICSSYDNQLISLSGLGKEAVVADIISPGGWMLPHSNFHELVVWKNQFDFSTQFDLAQRDKICWDNICGSKIRVTHLWDSIRRRGNNTIWAPFVWHKLGVPRFSFHHWLLMLNRVNTADKLVNRGVTSFDACFFCINGTESNHHLFLECPFTQRIIQLVFSHRCAMPPDLWSLWYTWLTSLNLKDIKDCISILAYQVIIYSVWRERNSRFFSEEYSSPAKLASNCLHLIKCRLHSSTWFAVESLRTTSLSVWSLDN; encoded by the coding sequence ATGGCAGCAATTTCACATTCGCCCAACACTGAATTCTTCAAAAACGTTTATATAAAGGGACTAGAAGTTTTAAGCTTACAAGTGAAACTGTATATGAATGCCCTTGTTCCCAAGTGCCAGAACCCTTCCTCTATGCTTGATTTTAGGCCGATTTCTTGTTGTAACACATTGTATAAATGCATATCAAAAATCTTAGCAAGGAGACTCAGAGCAACCCTTCCTGGTTTGATTGATAATGCTCAAGCAGCTTTTGTGAAAGGGCGTAACATTTCTGACAACATTTTGCTCGCTCAAGAGGTTTTTAAAGGGTACAATGTTCGTAATAGTTCTCCTCGGGTGGCTTTTAAATTGGATATTAGCAAGGCGTTTGATTGCTGTAATTGGCAGTTCATTATTGATGTTCTGATTCTTCGGGGTTATCCGTATCCCTTTATTAAATGGATATATGCTTGCATCTCCTCTGCTCGCTTCTCGGTTAAAGTTAATGGTGAGGCAAATGGGTATTTTTCTGCTTCCAGGGGAATCCGCCAAGGGGATCCCATCTCTCCTTTTATCTTTGTGATCTTGATGGATGTGTTGTCTGAGCTCTTAAACTCGGCTGGTGCTAATATGAATTTTAAGTTCCAGAATAACATGAAAGCTTCAAAATTGAATCACTTATGTTTCGCTGATGATTTACTTCTTTTTTGCAAAGGAGACAAGGATTCTATAATGCTTTTGATGCAGTCAGTTGATACTTTTGAGACATTCTCTGGGCTAAAAATTAATGCTTGTAAAAGCACCTTTTTTGCTTCCAACACTTCTCCAGAACTTAAAGCCTGGATTACCCAAGAGTATGGAATTCAATTGGGCAATCTGCCTACAAAATTTTTGGGAGTGCCCTTGCTTGCTACGGGGCTTCATGCATCTCATTGCCAACCTTTGATATCTAAAATTACTGCTCGTATTGAATCCTGGGTGATGAAGTTTCTATCATTCGCCGGCCGTCTTCAACTTATTACATCTGTTCTGTTTAGCATTCAGAATTATTGGTCTGCCCATTTTCTTCTTCCTGTTGCGGTGCTTAAATTGCTGCAAAGAAAAATTGCTCACTTCCTTTGGAATGGTCATGATAGTCGGCGCACAAAAGCAAAGGTTTCCTGGAAATCGGTGACTTTGCCTAAAAGTGAAGGAGGCTTGGGGATAAAAGATTTGCGTGACTGGAATAAAGCATTCATCCTCAAACATCTTATTGCTGTTGTAAATCCTTGCTCCACCTCTCTTTGGGCTTCCTGGGTgaaaaaaactatcattaagGGGTCGTTATGGTCTATGCAATGCCCTTATAATGCTTCTTGGATTATTAAGCAAATTTTTTTGCTCAGAGATATTGCCTTGCAACACATCTCTTACTCCATCGGAAATGGTCGAGATGTTTCTCTTTGGTTTGCACCTTGGTTTAATAGGCAACCCATCTGTTCTTCTTATGATAATCAACTAATTAGTCTATCTGGACTAGGCAAGGAGGCTGTTGTTGCCGATATCATTTCCCCTGGAGGTTGGATGCTTCCTCATTCTAATTTCCATGAGCTTGTCGTTTGGAAAAATCAATTCGATTTTAGCACTCAATTTGATCTTGCTCAACGTGACAAAATTTGCTGGGATAATATCTGTGGGAGCAAGATTCGTGTTACTCATCTTTGGGATTCTATCCGGCGTCGGGGGAATAATACAATCTGGGCTCCTTTTGTTTGGCATAAATTAGGAGTTCCTAGGTTCTCTTTTCACCATTGGCTCCTTATGCTTAACCGAGTTAACACTGCTGATAAGCTGGTTAATCGTGGTGTCACCTCTTTTGATGCATGCTTTTTCTGTATTAATGGTACGGAGTCGAACCACCATTTGTTTCTTGAATGTCCCTTTACTCAACGTATCATCCAGTTGGTTTTTTCTCATCGCTGTGCTATGCCCCCTGATCTTTGGTCTCTATGGTATACTTGGCTTACTAGCCTGAACCTCAAGGACATTAAGGATTGTATTTCTATTCTGGCCTATCAAGTCATTATTTATTCTGTTTGGCGTGAACGCAATAGTAGATTTTTCAGCGAGGAATATTCATCTCCTGCTAAGCTTGCTTCGAACTGCCTCCATTTAATTAAGTGTCGGCTTCATTCTTCTACTTGGTTTGCTGTTGAGAGCCTCCGCACCACTTCTCTTTCTGTATGGAGTCTTGATAACTAG
- the LOC135147012 gene encoding uncharacterized protein LOC135147012, translating to MHRTAVFSSNGHSPNMNSPNMHSKERSSCLTSLRATGSAGSAGSTPTETDKIGAKDRSTLLYSNTTPLARNLNSPVVPSKERSSCITSLPGSIPKRNPLSDISNTPEQRRGVRKGAQIMKPTEESQPRKQLKANKSRSRIKPTDSAETNRQLFGLLELNDDDTIEHSSIASVMEDADNLFADNGCETDYAESENVDSGVQDAVPTISKCNKGYVSLGPPSECCSKCKALMWKEERVNKDVKNGTPEFTICCSKGQIKLPRTPPTPAYLLKLYNDPVKGRRFRNQIRLYNTMFAFTSMGGKVDHSINNGSSPYVYRLNGQNHHLFGSLIPNEGEDPKFCQLYIYDTENEVENRLKWVSVSDGQPVDVEVVKGLLTMLDETNELTKYFRMARDRFKEQPVQDLKIVMKVCRSVTGRENFIGPSNEVGAIMVGDLEDTCGERDIIVEKTNKKLERISDIHPKLMALQYPLLFPLGEDGYHDDIPYVRNGKQVEKKRKRITMKEFYSYKLQCRLNEGNTPRLGGRLYQQYIVDAFSAIEQARLWWFRTHQTTLRNDLYSNIQKSIRDGQQDSSSVGKGFILPASFLGSKRYMQQHFQDALAVCRYIGHPDIFLTMTTNTAWDEITEMMKLYPGCLAVDSPDVIARVFKLKLDQIVEDIKNKHYFGVCNGIMYVVEFQKRGLPHVHMLIWLDAASKRKLNSDVDSFVSAEIPDPKTDPDGYAAVASFMIHGPCGFQRKNSPCMKDSKCSKFFPKKYCPETYFDQSGFPVYRRRDTKITVLKNNVELDNQFVVPYNRELLLKYQCHMNIEICCHARTLKYLFKYCLKGHDRATVEVSSKKQPDIDDNKAIDEIQSYFDGRYICGCEAAYRIFGFDIHYRSISVHRLSFHLPGNKNVTFKEDENLQKVVQREKWKLSQLEAFFKLNRDDPTARKYTYDEIPQHYVWNETDRVWTTRKRGRQIGRLLYTHHSSGEIWYLRLLLTKVRGPTSFDALRTVDGVIYKTYKEACRKLGLLDDDNEWHEVMEECAKCGFPPQIRELFVHIMINCQVTDLLLLWTKHWKHMVDDIILRKRQQSGNANTNFSDKQLQFFALAEIDKMLRTIGKCLKQFNQMPQPPLSYIQTDANNLIVDETSYNIEEMEKEFQKLYPNCNPEQLAVYNAVFESCMENKGGLFFVYGSGGCGKTYVWKTLIYKLRSLGKIVLPVASSGIAATLMPGGRTAHSRFKIPIVLDEYSSCGISINSDIANLIKCTSLIIWDEAPMQHRYAFECLDRSLRDIMKTVSADNFNRPFGGITVLLGGDFRQILPVINMGDRADIVAACITRSRLWKEAIIFILKQNMRLNQGQNEEEKENLRKFAEWVLNIGDGKLAPPTDSVTAVDEDSIMIPADFCDPEIENSVKNMIEWTYPSFSTNFQNPSYLSERAIPTPTNVTVAHLNSNIVETIPGDQASYYSVDRAEEFGGSESDLSFAFPPEYINSYNIPGLPHHELKLKVGVAVMLMRNLNQTLGLCNGTRMMITKCLKHCVQCEVICGAFVGTKHFIPRMELFPTETKLPFKLVRKQMPLQICYSMTINKAQGQSLERVGLYLPKSVFTHGQMYVAVSRVTSPQGLKMFIDSDQATPTDVTRNVVYKEIFYNLPKHQ from the exons ATGCATCGTACTGCTGTTTTCTCTTCAAATGGCCACTCACCAAATATGAATTCCCCAAATATGCATTCAAAGGAAAGATCATCATGCCTAACTTCTCTACGTGCAACAGGGTCTGCAGGGTCTGCAGGTTCTACTCCTACAg AGACTGATAAAATTGGTGCCAAGGACCGTAGTACTTTGTTATATTCAAATACAACTCCTCTTGCACGCAACTTAAATTCACCAGTTGTACCCTCAAAGGAAAGATCATCATGCATAACTTCTCTACCGGGATCCATTCCTAAAAGGAATCCCCTGTCAGATATATCCAATACTCCTGAACAGAGGCGCGGTGTTAGGAAAGGAGCTCAGATTATGAAGCCTACAG AAGAGAGTCAACCCAGGAAACAACTTAAAGCCAACAAGTCAAGGAGTAGGATTAAACCTACCGATTCAGCCGAGACAAATAGACAGTTGTTTGGTCTACTTGAGCTTAATGATGATGACACTATAG AGCATTCCTCAATTGCCTCTGTCATGGAAGATGCTGATAATCTGTTTGCTGACAATG GTTGTGAGACTGATTATGCTGAAAGTGAGAATGTTGATTCTGGTGTCCAGGATGCTGTACCAACAATTAGCAAAT GTAACAAAGGGTATGTGTCTTTGGGGCCACCTTCTGAATGTTGTTCAAAATGCAAGGCTCTTATGTGGAAAGAGGAGCGTGTGAACAAAGATGTCAAGAATGGTACTCCTGAGTTTACTATCTGCTGTTCTAAAGGACAAATAAAGCTCCCAAGAACACCTCCTACCCCTGCATACCTGTTAAAGCTGTACAATGATCCAGTGAAGGGTAGGAGATTTCGAAATCAGATTCGTTTATATAATACCATGTTTGCATTCACTTCTATGGGTGGTAAGGTGGATCACTCCATAAACAATGGCTCATCTCCTTATGTCTACCGTCTTAATGGACAAAATCACCACCTCTTTGGTTCTCTCATACCTAACGAGGGTGAAGACCCCAAGTTCTGCCAACTATACATATACGACACGGAAAATGAGGTGGAGAATAGGCTGAAATGGGTTAGTGTTTCAGATGGTCAACCTGTTGATGTAGAAGTAGTGAAGGGTCTGTTGACAATGTTGGATGAAACAAATGAATTGACAAAATACTTTCGCATGGCCCGGGACCGTTTCAAGGAACAACCAGTTCAGGATTTGAAGATTGTTATGAAAGTTTGTCGCAGTGTAACTGGCCGGGAGAATTTCATAGGACCATCAAATGAGGTCGGAGCAATTATGGTTGGCGATTTGGAGGACACATGTGGTGAGAGAGACATTATTGTGGAGAAGACTAACAAAAAGTTGGAAAGGATATCGGATATACATCCTAAATTAATGGCGCTACAATACCCTCTCCTGTTTCCGCTCGGTGAAGACGGATACCATGATGATATTCCATACGTGAGAAATGGAAAGCAGGTAGAGAAGAAGCGTAAGAGGATCACGATGAAAGAGTTTTACTCCTACAAGTTGCAGTGTCGATTGAATGAAG GTAATACTCCTCGATTAGGTGGTCGCCTTTACCAACAATACATTGTGGACGCATTTTCAGCGATTGAACAGGCTCGCTTGTGGTGGTTTCGTACACACCAAACAACTCTACGTAATGATTTATATAGCAATATTCAGAAGAGCATCCGGGATGGTCAGCAAGACTCTTCTTCTGTTGGTAAAGGCTTCATCTTGCCTGCAAGTTTTCTCGGTTCAAAAAGATACATGCAGCAACATTTTCAGGATGCACTCGCGGTTTGTCGCTACATTGGTCACCCGGATATTTTCTTGACTATGACAACAAACACTGCATGGGATGAAATCACAGAGATGATGAAACTATATCCTGGTTGCTTGGCTGTTGATTCTCCTGATGTCATCGCACGTGTTTTCAAACTGAAGCTGGATCAAATTGTTGAAGACATAAAAAACAAGCACTACTTCGGTGTTTGTAATGGAA TTATGTATGTCGTAGAGTTCCAAAAACGTGGACTACCTCATGTCCACATGCTAATATGGCTTGACGCTGCTTCAAAGAGAAAGCTCAACTCTGATGTTGATAGTTTTGTTAGTGCTGAAATTCCTGATCCCAAAACAGACCCCGATGGCTATGCTGCTGTTGCCTCATTTATGATCCACGGTCCTTGTGGTTTCCAAAGGAAAAACTCCCCCTGCATGAAGGATTCAAAGTGCAGCAAATTCTTTCCGAAAAA GTATTGTCCAGAGACATATTTTGATCAGTCTGGGTTCCCTGTCTACCGAAGGCGTGACACGAAGATAACTGTTTTAAAAAACAATGTGGAACTTGATAATCAGTTTGTTGTACCATACAACCGTGAGCTTCTGCTGAAATATCAATGTCATATGAACATTGAGATATGCTGCCACGCACGTACTCTTAAGTACTTATTCAAATACTGTCTCAAAGGGCACGATCGTGCTACAGTTGAAGTGTCTTCCAAAAAACAGCCAGACATTGATGACAACAAAGCAATAGATGAGATTCAATCTTATTTTGACGGAAGATACATATGCGGATGTGAGGCCGCCTATCGGATATTTGGATTCGATATACATTATCGTTCCATCTCTGTTCACCGGCTATCTTTTCACTTACCAGGGAACAAAAATGTGACATTCAAAGAAGACGAGAATTTGCAAAAAGTTGTCCAACGTGAAAAATGGAAGCTGAGTCAACTGGAGGCCTTCTTCAAACTGAATAGAGATGATCCAACTGCTAGGAAATACACTTATGATGAAATTCCACAGCATTATGTGTGGAATGAAACTGATCGAGTGTGGACAACAAGAAAAAGAGGCAGACAAATCGGACGATTGTTGTATACACACCACAGTTCGGGAGAGATTTGGTACCTGCGGTTGTTATTGACAAAGGTCAGAGGCCCTACTTCCTTTGATGCTCTCAGAACTGTCGACGGTGTCATTTACAAGACTTATAAAGAGGCCTGTAGAAAGTTGGGATTGCTCGACGATGATAATGAATGGCACGAGGTCATGGAGGAGTGTGCCAAGTGTGGTTTTCCCCCTCAGATAAGAGAGCTTTTTGTTCATATCATGATCAACTGTCAAGTAACTGATCTGTTACTTCTGTGGACAAAGCACTGGAAACACATGGTTGATGATATTATTCTACGTAAGAGGCAACAATCTGGGAATGCAAACACTAATTTCAGTGACAAGCAGCTTCAGTTTTTTGCATTAGCAG AGATTGATAAAATGCTGAGAACTATTGGCAAGTGCTTGAAGCAGTTCAACCAGATGCCACAACCACCATTGAGCTATATCCAAACTGATGCCAACAATCTCATAGTTGATGAAACCAGTTACAACATAGAGGAGATGGAGAAAGAGTTTCAAAAACTGTATCCTAATTGCAACCCTGAGCAACTTGCTGTGTATAATGCAGTCTTTGAATCTTGCATGGAAAACAAAGGAGGTCTTTTTTTTGTGTATGGCAGCGGTGGCTGTGGTAAGACATATGTCTGGAAGACGTTAATTTACAAGTTAAGGTCCTTAGGCAAGATTGTTCTACCGGTAGCTTCAAGTGGTATTGCAGCGACCTTAATGCCTGGAGGAAGGACAGCCCACTCACGCTTCAAGATCCCAATTGTGTTGGATGAATACTCTTCATGTGGCATCAGTATCAACTCAGACATTGCAAATTTAATCAAATGCACAAGTCTGATTATATGGGACGAGGCTCCCATGCAACATAGGTACGCATTTGAATGTCTAGATCGCTCCTTAAGAGACATTATGAAAACTGTTAGTGCCGACAATTTCAACAGGCCTTTTGGAGGTATTACCGTGCTACTTGGAGGAGATTTTCGGCAAATATTGCCTGTTATTAACATGGGAGATCGTGCTGACATAGTTGCTGCCTGCATTACGCGGTCACGGTTATGGAAAGAGGCCATAATTTTCATCTTAAAACAGAATATGAGACTGAACCAAGGAcaaaatgaagaagaaaaagagaatCTTCGGAAGTTTGCTGAATGGGTATTGAACATCGGTGATGGTAAGCTAGCTCCTCCCACTGATAGCGTAACTGCTGTTGATGAAGATTCAATTATGATTCCTGCTGATTTCTGTGATCCTGAGATTGAAAATTCAGTTAAGAACATGATTGAATGGACATATCCGAGTTTTTCTACAAACTTTCAGAATCCAAGCTATCTCAGTGAGAGAGCGATACCGACTCCAACAAACGTCACAGTGGCACATTTAAATTCTAATATTGTGGAGACAATTCCAGGAGATCAAGCTTCATATTATAGTGTTGACAGAGCAGAGGAATTTGGCGGGAGTGAATCTGATCTTAGTTTTGCATTTCCGCCCGAATATATCAACTCCTACAATATACCAGGACTCCCTCATCATGAATTGAAACTAAAGGTGGGTGTGGCTGTGATGTTAATGAGGAATCTAAATCAGACACTTGGACTTTGCAATGGCACTAGAATGATGATTACTAAGTGCTTGAAGCATTGTGTTCAATGTGAGGTCATATGTGGAGCATTTGTAGGTACCAAGCACTTCATTCCGAGGATGGAGCTTTTTCCAACCGAAACCAAGCTACCATTCAAGTTGGTTCGTAAACAGATGCCACTTCAAATTTGTTATTCCATGACCATCAACAAAGCTCAAGGACAGTCATTAGAACGAGTGGGTCTGTATCTTCCAAAATCTGTCTTTACACATGGACAGATGTACGTGGCTGTGAGTAGAGTTACTTCCCCCCAAGGTTTGAAGATGTTCATCGATTCTGATCAAGCAACTCCTACCGATGTAACTAGAAATGTTGTCTACAAGGA